In Raphanus sativus cultivar WK10039 chromosome 5, ASM80110v3, whole genome shotgun sequence, the following proteins share a genomic window:
- the LOC108861398 gene encoding carboxyl-terminal-processing peptidase 3, chloroplastic isoform X1 — MFGLLNMEKIVTPRLDLPLLQFPRSRKPTLIPSPSLNRYVRYKKRPCSSRLEPGTEICTGTESHGVKMSNTVGRKLLGLAAAAALAVSSSFCCDSPALAESLTIAFPVSRAREVTAVQKTLVEAWGLIRETFVDPTFNHQDWDSKLQQTMVEMFPLRSADAAYGKIKAMLSTLGDPFTRIISPKEYQSFRIGSDGNLQGVGLFINSEPGTGHLVVMSCIEGSPADRAGIHEGEELVEINGQKLDGTDSEAAAQKLRGRVGTSVTVKLKSVNGSHIREVKLPRDYIKLSPISSTIIPHTTPDGRLAKTGYVKLTAFSQTAASDMENAVHEMENQNVQSYILDLRNNPGGLVKAGLDVAQLWLDGDETLVYTIDREGVTSPINMIDGHAVTHDPLVVLVNEGSASASEILAGALHDNGRAVLVGRRTYGKGKIQSVTELDDGSALFVTVAKYLSPSLHEIDQVGITPDVQCTTDKIDSLTGEILMKMNSSIPLLEADSCVMVAEHELETRQSNGAAS; from the exons ATGTTTGGTCTTCTCAACATGGAGAAGATTGTAACACCGAGACTTGATCTTCCTCTATTACAGTTCCCGAGATCTCGGAAACCCACTTTGATTCCGTCTCCGAGCTTGAATCGCTACGTTCGCTATAAGAAACGGCCTTGTTCGAGCCGTCTAGAGCCTGGAACAGAGATCTGTACTGGTACCGAGAGCCACGGTGTGAAAATGAGCAATACCGTGGGAAGGAAGTTACTTGGTTTAGCCGCCGCAGCCGCATTAGCGGTTTCTTCGTCGTTTTGCTGCGATTCTCCGGCGCTCGCTGAGTCTCTGACCATCGCTTTCCCCGTTTCACGCGCTCGTGAG GTGACTGCAGTACAGAAAACTCTTGTGGAAGCTTGGGGTTTGATTAGAGAAACATTCGTTGATCCAACTTTCAATCATCAGG ACTGGGATTCTAAGTTGCAGCAAACAATGGTGGAGATGTTTCCTCTAAGATCAGCAGATGCTGCTTATGGAAAGATCAAAGCTATGCTATCTACTCTTGGTGATCCTTTTACTCGAATCATTAGCCCAAAG GAGTACCAAAGTTTCAGAATTGGTAGTGACGGGAACCTGCAAGGTGTTGGTCTTTTCATAAACTCAGAACCAGGAACAGGTCACCTG GTTGTTATGTCTTGCATAGAAGGTAGTCCCGCAGATCGTGCTGGTATACATGAAGGAGAGGAGTTAGTGGAGATTAATG GCCAGAAACTGGATGGTACAGATAGTGAAGCAGCAGCACAGAAGCTGAGAGGCCGAGTTGGAACATCCGTAACAGTCAAACTTAAGAGT GTGAATGGCTCACATATCAGAGAG GTCAAGTTACCTCGAGATTACATTAAGCTCTCTCCGATATCAAGTACTATAATCCCACATACAACACCTGATGGACGTTTAGCAAAGACCGGTTATGTCAAACTCACAGCATTTTCTCAG aCTGCAGCGTCAGATATGGAAAATGCTGTACATGAGATGGAGAATCAGAATGTTCAGTCATACATTCTTGATCTAAGGAACAATCCG GGAGGTTTGGTTAAAGCAGGACTTGATGTTGCACAGTTATGGCTTGACGGAGATGAGACTCTTGTCTACACAATCGACCGTGAAGGAGTCACATCACCAATAAATATGATTGACGGACACGCCGTGACACATGATCCACTTGTCGTGCTT GTGAATGAAGGAAGTGCAAGTGCAAGTGAGATTTTGGCAGGTGCGTTACACGACAACGGTCGAGCTGTACTTGTTGGTCGGCGCACATATGGGAAAGGGAAGATCcag AGCGTAACGGAGCTAGACGACGGGTCGGCTTTGTTTGTGACAGTAGCTAAGTACTTGTCGCCTTCTCTACACGAAATTGATCAAGTAGGGATCACACCTGATGTACAGTGTACCACAGATAAGATTGATTCTTTGACTGGTGAGATACTTATGAAGATGAACAGTTCGATTCCATTGCTTGAAGCAGATTCATGTGTTATGGTCGCTGAGCACGAACTTGAGACTAGACAATCCAATGGAGCAGCTTCTTGA
- the LOC108861398 gene encoding carboxyl-terminal-processing peptidase 3, chloroplastic isoform X2, whose product MVEMFPLRSADAAYGKIKAMLSTLGDPFTRIISPKEYQSFRIGSDGNLQGVGLFINSEPGTGHLVVMSCIEGSPADRAGIHEGEELVEINGQKLDGTDSEAAAQKLRGRVGTSVTVKLKSVNGSHIREVKLPRDYIKLSPISSTIIPHTTPDGRLAKTGYVKLTAFSQTAASDMENAVHEMENQNVQSYILDLRNNPGGLVKAGLDVAQLWLDGDETLVYTIDREGVTSPINMIDGHAVTHDPLVVLVNEGSASASEILAGALHDNGRAVLVGRRTYGKGKIQSVTELDDGSALFVTVAKYLSPSLHEIDQVGITPDVQCTTDKIDSLTGEILMKMNSSIPLLEADSCVMVAEHELETRQSNGAAS is encoded by the exons ATGGTGGAGATGTTTCCTCTAAGATCAGCAGATGCTGCTTATGGAAAGATCAAAGCTATGCTATCTACTCTTGGTGATCCTTTTACTCGAATCATTAGCCCAAAG GAGTACCAAAGTTTCAGAATTGGTAGTGACGGGAACCTGCAAGGTGTTGGTCTTTTCATAAACTCAGAACCAGGAACAGGTCACCTG GTTGTTATGTCTTGCATAGAAGGTAGTCCCGCAGATCGTGCTGGTATACATGAAGGAGAGGAGTTAGTGGAGATTAATG GCCAGAAACTGGATGGTACAGATAGTGAAGCAGCAGCACAGAAGCTGAGAGGCCGAGTTGGAACATCCGTAACAGTCAAACTTAAGAGT GTGAATGGCTCACATATCAGAGAG GTCAAGTTACCTCGAGATTACATTAAGCTCTCTCCGATATCAAGTACTATAATCCCACATACAACACCTGATGGACGTTTAGCAAAGACCGGTTATGTCAAACTCACAGCATTTTCTCAG aCTGCAGCGTCAGATATGGAAAATGCTGTACATGAGATGGAGAATCAGAATGTTCAGTCATACATTCTTGATCTAAGGAACAATCCG GGAGGTTTGGTTAAAGCAGGACTTGATGTTGCACAGTTATGGCTTGACGGAGATGAGACTCTTGTCTACACAATCGACCGTGAAGGAGTCACATCACCAATAAATATGATTGACGGACACGCCGTGACACATGATCCACTTGTCGTGCTT GTGAATGAAGGAAGTGCAAGTGCAAGTGAGATTTTGGCAGGTGCGTTACACGACAACGGTCGAGCTGTACTTGTTGGTCGGCGCACATATGGGAAAGGGAAGATCcag AGCGTAACGGAGCTAGACGACGGGTCGGCTTTGTTTGTGACAGTAGCTAAGTACTTGTCGCCTTCTCTACACGAAATTGATCAAGTAGGGATCACACCTGATGTACAGTGTACCACAGATAAGATTGATTCTTTGACTGGTGAGATACTTATGAAGATGAACAGTTCGATTCCATTGCTTGAAGCAGATTCATGTGTTATGGTCGCTGAGCACGAACTTGAGACTAGACAATCCAATGGAGCAGCTTCTTGA
- the LOC108858628 gene encoding F-box protein At1g11270-like produces MKEKRKREAIEVRERLPHVLVEDILQRLEIKSIVRFSCVSKQWNSTIKSRYFVSTHLARVKSPNPDILLGGELVHESKPYPCLRTLGSHSGSLTDVKYIAKPNNRSLVVTGSCDGLVCIYDFKRVLYVFNPSTRWCRFLPRAKIQKINCVRENLNCNSKRPFLGFGKDTLTSNHKMVWLYNSFENPHGQTTCEVFDFATNTWRYVIGSRHLICDHDFKSHPVYSDGSLYWLTPQLNDKETKMICFDLHAEVFQRTEIPIDYVWPHRIIICSLNNRLCVSAMKINGIQDIWSLKSDKVWEKTHSLDLSFTAFGEYSGVPLSLVAIFDKTQMLILWQSLDNEVLLLVEDTETDLIIPTVCIPKYLDQAISFIPSLMTI; encoded by the exons atgaaagaaaagagaaagagagaggcaATAGAGGTGAGGGAACGGTTACCACATGTTCTTGTAGAAGATATCTTACAGAGACTTGAGATAAAATCGATTGTACGATTCAGTTGTGTTTCTAAGCAATGGAACTCAACTATAAAATCTCGATACTTTGTATCCACACATCTAGCCAGAGTGAAGTCACCTAATCCGGATATCCTTCTAGGAGGTGAACTTGTCCATGAATCAAAACCTTACCCTTGTTTACGTACTTTGGGATCACATTCTGGTTCATTGACAGATGTCAAGTATATCGCCAAACCCAATAATAGAAGTCTTGTAGTTACTGGAAGCTGTGATGGTCTTGTTTGCATCTACGATTTTAAAAGAGTGTTGTATGTCTTCAATCCATCTACTAGGTGGTGCCGATTTCTTCCTCGAGCTAAGATTCAAAAAATTAACTGCGTTAGAGAAAATCTAAATT GTAACTCCAAACGACCTTTCCTAGGGTTTGGCAAAGACACTCTTACAAGCAACCACAAGATGGTATGGTTATATAACTCTTTTGAGAACCCACATGGTCAAACTACATGCGAGGTTTTTGATTTTGCAACTAATACTTGGAGATATGTGATTGGGTCTCGACACCTGATATGTGATCATGATTTCAAATCTCATCCAGTATATTCAGATGGATCACTTTATTGGTTGACTCCTCAGCTTAATGATAAAGAAACAAAGATGATATGTTTCGATCTCCACGCAGAGGTTTTTCAAAGAACGGAAATTCCGATTGACTATGTATGGCCACATCGGATTATCATTTGCAGTCTGAATAATCGTCTTTGCGTATCAGCAATGAAAATCAACGGCATTCAGGATATATGGTCACTGAAATCAGACAAGGTATGGGAGAAGACTCACAGTCTAGATTTAAGCTTTACGGCTTTTGGTGAATACTCTGGTGTTCCACTATCATTGGTCGCAATTTTCGACAAAACACAAATGCTTATTCTTTGGCAATCGCTTGACAATGAAGTTCTATTATTGGTAGAAGATACTGAAACAGATTTGATTATTCCTACGGTCTGCATACCTAAGTATCTGGATCAAGCTATTTCTTTTATTCCAAGCTTGATGACTATTTAG
- the LOC108805215 gene encoding transcription factor bHLH60, which produces MDLTGAFGARSAAVEPCREPPGLESLHLGGGDGGFTALLELPPTQAVELLHFTDPSPSPSQTAVAGIGLDVSPPPPPPLLHSYGALTFPSNSLLLERAARFSVMANEQLQNGNVSGETTTTSSVPSNSNSNLDRVKTEPGETDSSSRRLENDRCGKRKEVDKKVKGSAKKKSKSSEENEKLPYVHVRARRGQATDSHSLAERARREKINARMKLLQELVPGCDKIQGTALVLDEIINHVQSLQRQVEMLSMRLAAVNPRIDFNLDTILASESGSLMDGSFNGTAMQLAWPHQVTEAEQSFHHRQLQLQQPPPQQQWPYDGLNQPTAWGREEDQGHGNEHTTLMAVSENMMVGSASLHPNQVKMEM; this is translated from the exons ATGGATCTGACCGGCGCCTTCGGAGCTAGATCCGCCGCCGTCGAGCCGTGCCGGGAACCACCGGGGCTCGAATCACTTCATCTCGGCGGCGGCGACGGTGGTTTCACGGCGTTGCTCGAGCTTCCGCCTACACAAGCCGTGGAGCTTCTCCATTTCACCGATCCGTCTCCGTCTCCTTCTCAGACGGCCGTCGCCGGAATCGGCTTAGACGTCTCtccaccgccgccgccgccgcttCTTCACTCTTACGGAGCATTGACTTTTCCTTCTAACTCACTCCTCCTCGAGAGAGCAGCTCGCTTCTCGGTGATGGCCAACGAGCAGCTGCAAAACGGAAACGTCTCCGGCGAGACCACCACGACGAGCTCGGTGCCTTCTAACTCTAATTCTAATCTGGATAGAGTCAAGACGGAGCCTGGTGAGACAGATTCGTCATCTCGGCGTTTGGAGAACGATCGATGTGGCAAGAGGAAAGAAGTCGACAAGAAG GTGAAAGGCTCagcgaagaagaagagcaaaagCTCTGAAGAGAACGAGAAGCTGCCTTATGTTCACGTTAGAGCTCGCCGTGGTCAAGCAACAGATAGCCATAGCTTAGCGGAACGA GCAAGAAGAGAGAAGATAAATGCACGAATGAAGCTGCTACAGGAACTGGTCCCAGGCTGTGATAAG ATTCAAGGTACTGCGTTGGTGCTGGATGAAATCATAAACCATGTTCAGTCTTTACAACGTCAAGTGGAG ATGCTATCAATGAGACTTGCTGCAGTAAACCCCAGAATCGACTTCAATCTCGACACCATATTGGCTTCAGAA AGCGGTTCTTTAATGGATGGGAGCTTCAACGGAACAGCAATGCAGCTAGCCTGGCCTCATCAAGTCACTGAGGCTGAACAATCCTTTCATCACCGGCAACTGCAACTGCAACAACCACCACCACAACAACAATGGCCTTATGATGGCTTAAACCAGCCGACGGCTTGGGGAAGAGAAGAGGATCAAGGGCATGGCAATGAACACACCACTTTGATGGCTGTTTCTGAAAATATGATGGTGGGTTCTGCTAGTTTGCACCCAAACCAGGTCAAAATGGAGATGTGA
- the LOC108857194 gene encoding OVARIAN TUMOR DOMAIN-containing deubiquitinating enzyme 4 — translation MMSCYSPITTCSRNVIYIKRQLGTHLSQGSYKFRTHSLSSGVSVSNRQPCSWSVLISRSTGPKGKLEASFLSPDSKMSGRNLYWCSRFAYTGVIVSLLVCCSSTPQSTCADASKGKDDDHSKNGKRVYKDYSVTGIPGDGRCLFRSVAHGFCLRSGKPSPSEKVQRELADELRARVADEFINRRQETEWFVEGDFDTYVSQIRKSHVWGGEPELFMASHVLQMPITVYMKDEKAGGLITIAEYGQEYSKEDPIRVLYHGFGHYDALLIHECKAPTHKSKL, via the exons ATGATGAGTTGTTATTCTCCAATCACAACATGTTCTAGGAATGTTATCTACATCAAAAGGCAATTAGGGACTCACCTCTCTCAAGGATCATACAAGTTCCGAACTCACAGTCTTTCCTCAGGTGTATCGGTCTCTAACAGACAACCTTGTAGCTGGTCGGTATTGATTAGTCGATCAACTGGTCCTAAAGGAAAGCTCGAAGCTTCTTTCTTGAGCCCTGACTCGAAAATGTCTGGAAGAAACCTTTATTGGTGTTCGAGATTTGCTTACACAGGTGTGATTGTCAGCTTGCTTGTTTGTTGTTCTTCGACTCCTCAATCAACGTGTGCAGATGCTTCGAAGGGTAAAGATGATGATCACAGCAAGAATGGGAAGAGAGTTTATAAAGATTACTCTGTCACTG GTATACCTGGAGATGGTAGATGTTTGTTTCGGTCAGTGGCTCATGGGTTTTGCTTACGTTCTGGTAAACCTTCTCCGAGTGAGAAGGTACAGAGAGAACTCGCTGATGAGTTACGTGCAAGA GTTGCTGATGAATTTATCAATAGAAGACAAGAAACAGAATG GTTTGTAGAAGGAGATTTTGACACATACGTGAGTCAAATTCGGAAGTCACATGTGTGGGGAGGTGAACCTGAACTCTTCATGGCTTCACACGTCCTCCA GATGCCAATCACAGTGTATATGAAGGACGAAAAGGCTGGAGGATTGATAACCATAGCGGAATACGGTCAAGAATACAGTAAAGAAGATCCGATACGGGTCCTATACCATGGTTTTGGTCACTACGACGCTCTCTTGATACACGAGTGTAAAGCTCCAACTCACAAGTCCAAACTCTAG